Proteins from a single region of Streptomyces spectabilis:
- a CDS encoding DoxX family protein, whose amino-acid sequence MQTIWLGGAEWFAALRIGLGLWWLESWRHKDKKSWFSGGGIAWAAGIAERHRWPVVRRGFDGLVKPRPRLMAHVVAHAELALGLGLVLGFLTPVALAAGLVLNLIYLVLMIHDWAEQGQNLMMALVSAVAFSGMAWQTWSLDEALGLFG is encoded by the coding sequence ATGCAGACGATCTGGCTCGGCGGCGCCGAGTGGTTCGCGGCCTTAAGGATCGGCCTGGGCCTGTGGTGGCTGGAGAGCTGGCGGCACAAGGACAAGAAGAGCTGGTTCTCGGGGGGCGGCATCGCCTGGGCCGCGGGCATCGCCGAACGGCACCGCTGGCCCGTCGTACGGCGCGGCTTCGACGGCCTGGTCAAGCCGCGCCCGCGCCTCATGGCCCACGTCGTCGCCCACGCGGAACTGGCCCTGGGCCTCGGCCTGGTCCTCGGCTTCCTCACCCCGGTCGCCCTGGCCGCGGGCCTGGTGCTCAATCTGATCTACCTCGTCCTCATGATCCACGACTGGGCCGAGCAGGGGCAGAACCTCATGATGGCGCTGGTCTCCGCCGTGGCCTTCTCGGGCATGGCCTGGCAGACGTGGTCACTGGACGAGGCGCTGGGGCTGTTCGGGTAG
- a CDS encoding FkbM family methyltransferase has product MSSGSTVSEVLATLGRRYVRDAPGTFGKAALVTRCLNPWLREHPRERVVDSVFGARFAVDTRDLIQRYLYLFGVWEPHMSRWLRGRLRPGDVFVDVGANIGYLSVLGARLVGPGGRVVAIEASPEFHRRVLLHRELNGCDNIRAVNAAVSDRRQRLTFVLASAHNMGANSVVPWDGPVASRFEAQAVPLPELLEPDEIARARVIKVDVEGAEGSVVRGLAPVLDRLRPDAEIAVEVTPERMAQLGDSVDELLETMRAHGFHTYRLLNDYAPGSYPAAVRYAGAGPDRWRGPVRGESDLIFSRVDAEALE; this is encoded by the coding sequence TTGAGCAGCGGCAGCACGGTGTCGGAGGTCCTGGCCACGCTCGGCCGGCGGTACGTGCGCGACGCTCCCGGGACCTTCGGCAAGGCCGCGCTCGTGACCCGGTGTCTGAACCCCTGGCTGCGGGAGCACCCCCGCGAGCGGGTGGTCGACTCGGTCTTCGGCGCCCGGTTCGCCGTCGACACGCGGGACCTCATCCAGCGCTACCTCTATCTGTTCGGCGTCTGGGAGCCGCACATGTCGCGCTGGCTGAGGGGGCGGCTGCGCCCCGGCGACGTCTTCGTGGACGTCGGCGCGAACATCGGCTACTTGAGCGTCCTCGGGGCCCGCCTCGTCGGCCCCGGGGGACGCGTGGTCGCGATCGAGGCCTCGCCCGAGTTCCACCGCCGGGTGCTGCTGCACCGGGAGCTGAACGGCTGCGACAACATCCGGGCGGTCAACGCCGCCGTCTCGGACCGCAGGCAGCGGCTCACCTTCGTCCTCGCCAGCGCGCACAACATGGGCGCGAACAGCGTCGTTCCGTGGGACGGGCCGGTCGCCTCCCGCTTCGAGGCCCAGGCCGTGCCGCTGCCCGAGCTCCTGGAGCCGGACGAGATCGCCCGTGCCAGGGTCATCAAGGTGGACGTCGAGGGAGCGGAGGGAAGCGTCGTCCGCGGCCTGGCTCCCGTCCTGGACCGGCTCCGGCCGGACGCGGAGATCGCGGTGGAGGTCACCCCGGAGCGGATGGCGCAGCTCGGCGACAGCGTCGACGAACTCCTGGAGACGATGCGCGCGCACGGCTTCCACACGTACCGCCTGCTCAACGACTATGCGCCGGGCAGCTATCCGGCGGCCGTCCGGTACGCGGGCGCGGGCCCTGACCGATGGCGCGGGCCGGTCCGCGGGGAGAGCGACCTGATCTTCTCGCGCGTCGACGCCGAAGCCCTGGAGTGA
- the cobN gene encoding cobaltochelatase subunit CobN: MQHTTGPRILLLSTSDTDLLSARAAAGPVAYRFANPSRLPLDDLPGLLDGADLVVVRLLGGIRAWQEGLDLLLADGRPVVVLSGEQAPDAQLMAASTVPVGIAAEAHAYLAHGGPGNLEQLARFLSDTVLLTGHGFDAPAPAPTWGPLERQAPAGEGPTVAVLYYRAHHMSGNTAFVHALCDAVEAAGARPLPLYVASLRAPEAELIDELRAADAIVTTVLAAGGTKPAEASAGGDDESWDAGALTALDVPILQALCLTGSRAAWEENDEGVSPLDAASQIAVPEFDGRLITVPFSFKEIDEDGLPAYVADPERAARVAGIAVRHARLKHIPAADKRIALVLSAYPTKHSRIGNAVGLDTPASAVELLRRLRAEGYDFGDAEIPGLVSGDGDELIRALIEAGGHDQDWLTEEQLAKNPVRIPAADYRRWYATLPEELRTAVEEHWGPAPGEMFVDRSANPEGDIVLAALRFENLLILIQPPRGFGENPIAIYHDPDLPPSHHYLAAYRWIAAAASDGGFGADAMIHLGKHGNLEWLPGKNAGLSAACAPDAALGDIPLVYPFLVNDPGEGTQAKRRVHATLIDHLVPPMARADSYGDIARLEQLLDEYAQISSMDPAKLPAIRAQIWTLIQAAKLDHDLGLEDRPDDDGFDDFLLHVDGWLCEVKDAQIRDGLHVLGAPPAGDDRVNLVLAILRARQIWGGTTALPGLREALGLDESAATRTTADAAEEQARALVVAMEEAAWDPAAVPAVVASVAEDRRDQVTAILEFAAREVVPRLSATTAELDHAVHALNGGFVPAGPSGSPLRGLVNVLPTGRNFYSVDPKAVPSRLAWETGQALADSLLERYRADNGEWPTSVGLSLWGTSAMRTAGDDVAEALALLGVRPVWDDASRRVTGLEAIPYEELNRPRIDVTLRISGFFRDAFPHTIGLLDDAVRLAASLEEPDEANHVRAHVRADLAEHGDERRATTRIFGSRPGTYGAGLLQLIDSRDWRTDADLAEVYTVWGGYAYGRGLEGRPARAEMEATYKRIAVAAKNTDTREHDIADSDDYFQYHGGMVATVKALRGGKAPEAYIGDSTRPETIRTRTLVEETSRVFRARVVNPKWIEAMRRHGYKGAFELAATVDYLFGYDATTGVVADWMYDKLTETYVLDPTNRAFLKEANPWALHGIAERLLEAESRGMWSNPDPATLEALRQTYLETEGNLEDNGA; encoded by the coding sequence GCCCCGTGGCCTACCGCTTCGCGAACCCCTCCCGGCTCCCGCTGGACGACCTGCCGGGCCTTCTGGACGGCGCCGACCTGGTCGTCGTACGCCTCCTCGGCGGCATCCGCGCCTGGCAGGAAGGCCTCGACCTGCTGCTCGCCGACGGCCGCCCCGTCGTGGTCCTCAGCGGGGAACAGGCGCCGGACGCCCAGCTGATGGCCGCCTCCACGGTCCCGGTCGGCATCGCCGCCGAGGCGCACGCCTACCTCGCGCACGGCGGCCCCGGCAATCTGGAGCAGCTCGCCCGCTTCCTGTCCGACACCGTCCTGCTCACCGGCCACGGCTTCGACGCGCCCGCGCCCGCGCCGACGTGGGGCCCCCTGGAGCGGCAGGCCCCGGCGGGCGAGGGCCCGACCGTCGCCGTGCTCTACTACCGCGCCCACCACATGAGCGGCAACACCGCCTTCGTGCACGCCCTGTGCGACGCCGTCGAGGCGGCGGGCGCCAGGCCGCTGCCGCTGTACGTGGCCTCGCTGCGCGCCCCCGAGGCCGAGCTGATCGACGAGCTGCGGGCCGCCGACGCCATCGTCACCACGGTCCTCGCCGCGGGCGGCACCAAGCCCGCCGAGGCCTCCGCGGGCGGCGACGACGAGTCCTGGGACGCGGGCGCGCTCACCGCCCTGGACGTGCCGATCCTTCAGGCCCTGTGCCTGACCGGCTCGCGCGCCGCCTGGGAGGAGAACGACGAGGGCGTCTCGCCGCTGGACGCCGCCAGCCAGATCGCGGTGCCGGAGTTCGACGGCCGCCTGATCACGGTGCCGTTCTCCTTTAAGGAGATCGACGAGGACGGCCTCCCGGCGTACGTCGCCGACCCCGAGCGCGCCGCCCGCGTCGCCGGGATCGCCGTGCGCCACGCCCGCCTCAAGCACATCCCGGCCGCCGACAAGCGGATCGCGCTCGTCCTGTCCGCGTACCCGACGAAGCACTCCCGGATCGGCAACGCGGTCGGCCTGGACACCCCCGCGAGCGCGGTGGAGCTCCTTCGCCGGCTGCGCGCGGAGGGCTACGACTTCGGCGACGCCGAGATCCCCGGCCTGGTCTCCGGCGACGGCGACGAACTGATCCGCGCGCTGATCGAGGCGGGCGGCCACGACCAGGACTGGCTCACCGAGGAGCAGCTGGCGAAGAACCCGGTGCGCATCCCGGCCGCCGACTACCGGCGCTGGTACGCCACGCTCCCCGAGGAGCTGCGGACGGCCGTCGAGGAGCACTGGGGCCCGGCGCCCGGCGAGATGTTCGTGGACCGCAGCGCCAATCCGGAGGGCGACATCGTCCTGGCCGCGCTCCGGTTCGAGAACCTGCTGATCCTCATCCAGCCGCCGCGCGGCTTCGGCGAGAACCCCATCGCGATCTACCACGACCCGGACCTGCCGCCCTCGCACCACTATCTGGCGGCGTACCGCTGGATCGCGGCGGCCGCGTCCGACGGCGGCTTCGGCGCCGACGCGATGATCCACCTCGGCAAGCACGGCAACCTGGAGTGGCTGCCCGGCAAGAACGCGGGCCTGTCCGCCGCCTGCGCCCCCGACGCCGCCCTCGGCGACATCCCGCTCGTCTACCCGTTCCTGGTCAACGACCCGGGCGAGGGCACCCAGGCCAAGCGCCGGGTGCACGCCACCCTCATCGACCACCTCGTCCCGCCGATGGCGCGCGCCGACTCCTACGGCGACATCGCGCGCCTGGAGCAACTCCTGGACGAGTACGCGCAGATCAGCTCGATGGACCCGGCGAAGCTCCCGGCCATCCGCGCCCAGATCTGGACCCTCATCCAGGCCGCGAAGCTCGACCACGACCTGGGCCTGGAGGACCGCCCGGACGACGACGGCTTCGACGACTTCCTGCTGCACGTCGACGGCTGGCTGTGCGAGGTCAAGGACGCCCAGATCCGCGACGGCCTGCATGTCCTCGGGGCCCCGCCGGCGGGCGACGACCGCGTCAACCTGGTCCTCGCGATCCTGCGCGCCCGCCAGATCTGGGGCGGAACCACCGCCCTGCCCGGTCTGCGCGAGGCCCTCGGCCTCGACGAGTCGGCCGCGACGCGCACGACGGCCGACGCGGCGGAGGAGCAGGCCCGCGCCCTGGTCGTGGCGATGGAGGAGGCGGCCTGGGACCCGGCGGCCGTACCTGCGGTGGTGGCGTCCGTCGCCGAGGACCGCCGCGACCAGGTGACGGCCATCCTGGAGTTCGCCGCCCGCGAGGTCGTGCCGCGCCTGTCGGCGACCACGGCCGAGCTGGACCACGCCGTGCACGCCCTGAACGGCGGCTTCGTCCCGGCGGGCCCCTCGGGCTCCCCGCTGCGCGGCCTGGTCAACGTCCTGCCGACGGGCCGCAACTTCTACTCCGTCGACCCCAAGGCGGTCCCCTCCCGGCTCGCCTGGGAGACGGGCCAGGCCCTGGCCGACTCGCTCCTGGAGCGCTACCGCGCGGACAACGGCGAGTGGCCCACCTCGGTCGGCCTCTCCCTGTGGGGCACCAGCGCGATGCGCACCGCGGGCGACGACGTCGCCGAGGCCCTGGCCCTGCTCGGCGTCCGCCCGGTCTGGGACGACGCCTCGCGCCGCGTGACGGGCCTGGAGGCGATCCCGTACGAGGAGCTGAACCGCCCCCGCATCGACGTGACGCTGCGCATCTCCGGCTTCTTCCGGGACGCCTTCCCGCACACGATCGGCCTCCTGGACGACGCGGTGCGCCTCGCGGCGTCGCTGGAGGAGCCCGACGAAGCCAACCACGTCCGGGCCCACGTCCGGGCGGACCTCGCCGAGCACGGCGACGAACGCCGGGCCACCACCCGCATCTTCGGCTCCCGCCCCGGCACGTACGGCGCCGGCCTGCTCCAGCTCATCGACTCGCGCGACTGGCGCACCGACGCGGACCTCGCCGAGGTCTACACGGTCTGGGGCGGCTACGCCTACGGCCGCGGCCTGGAGGGCCGTCCGGCCCGCGCCGAGATGGAGGCGACGTACAAGCGCATCGCGGTCGCGGCCAAGAACACCGACACCCGCGAGCACGACATCGCGGACTCCGACGACTACTTCCAGTACCACGGCGGCATGGTCGCCACGGTGAAGGCCCTGCGCGGCGGCAAGGCGCCCGAGGCGTACATCGGCGACTCCACCCGGCCCGAGACGATCCGCACCCGCACCCTCGTCGAGGAGACCTCCCGCGTCTTCCGCGCCCGCGTGGTGAACCCCAAGTGGATCGAGGCGATGCGCCGCCACGGCTACAAGGGCGCCTTCGAACTCGCCGCCACCGTCGACTACCTCTTCGGCTACGACGCCACCACCGGCGTGGTCGCCGACTGGATGTACGACAAGCTCACCGAGACCTACGTCCTCGACCCCACCAATCGCGCCTTCCTCAAGGAAGCCAACCCCTGGGCCCTCCACGGCATCGCCGAACGCCTCCTGGAAGCCGAATCCCGAGGCATGTGGTCCAACCCGGACCCCGCAACCCTGGAAGCCCTCCGCCAGACCTACCTGGAGACCGAGGGCAACTTGGAGGACAACGGGGCCTGA
- a CDS encoding nuclease-related domain-containing DEAD/DEAH box helicase has product MGAGGSASRRAQEARRQERLLREQWQAARRQARRWEAASESERRVAAQLLVLTARGWRLLVDRRWPGTRAANVDILLVGPGGVFVIDVKNWRAAPETPDGRLHAGPEPRDEQAAKLLAVTKVAESAVASLGMSPVAVRPLMVFAGHRVDADLGRIRLLGEREVGPALLTERHRLRPESVRAIADHLERVFPEYEGSSVHQAATVPPPPQPQEELSDGLFDLEGLREAALAEALRAPIEQWMTFLHPDQVALVRRNWAGPARISGPAGTGKTVVGLHRAAHLAQRTGGRVLYVTFANNLPRVQATFLTTMSPAVAGRVDFRSLHSWAQEFLHDCEVPVRLHGDKAQTAFSLAWKHVGRDSCLAEIDPAPPYWKDEIDHVIKGRGITSFEEYATVPRRRRRAALRRPHRQAVWALYEAYEELREERGVHDFNDVLSLALAEAHRRAGQHRYAAVVVDEVQDLTLVGVRLLHALVGDIANGLLLVGDGQQAVYPGGFRLSDAGIDIRGDRGQVLRTNYRNSGQILNAALAVVADDSFEDIDGLRTPGRRDVDLTYHDGQVVRVVEATRADHDRALLESLLDLSSAARSDSAVLCPSMRAIGHYQRLLTRAGIPVCLLEHYDGHPVDAVKLGSYRRAKGLEFKRVYLPEHDATLADTGRTPREGVSETERERDELFRSQLFVAMTRARDVLWLGSVSPRPEVPPAR; this is encoded by the coding sequence ATGGGGGCTGGTGGCTCGGCTTCGAGGCGGGCGCAGGAGGCACGACGGCAGGAAAGGCTGCTGCGGGAGCAGTGGCAGGCGGCCCGGCGGCAAGCACGCCGGTGGGAAGCCGCCAGCGAGAGCGAACGCCGGGTCGCGGCTCAGCTGTTGGTCCTGACCGCGCGCGGCTGGCGATTACTGGTGGACCGTAGGTGGCCGGGGACGCGAGCGGCCAATGTGGACATCCTGCTGGTCGGCCCCGGCGGTGTGTTCGTCATCGACGTCAAGAATTGGCGGGCCGCACCGGAGACTCCGGACGGGCGGCTCCACGCCGGCCCGGAGCCCCGTGACGAGCAAGCGGCCAAGCTGCTTGCCGTGACGAAGGTGGCCGAGTCAGCCGTGGCGTCCCTGGGCATGTCGCCGGTCGCGGTCCGGCCCCTCATGGTCTTCGCCGGGCACCGTGTCGACGCCGACCTCGGCCGGATCAGGCTGCTGGGGGAGCGCGAGGTCGGCCCTGCCCTCCTGACGGAGCGGCATCGGCTGCGCCCCGAGTCCGTACGGGCCATCGCGGACCATCTGGAGCGGGTGTTCCCCGAGTACGAGGGGTCCTCCGTGCACCAGGCGGCGACAGTCCCGCCTCCGCCACAGCCGCAAGAAGAGCTGTCCGACGGGCTTTTCGACCTCGAAGGACTGCGCGAGGCCGCCCTTGCGGAGGCCCTGCGGGCCCCGATCGAGCAGTGGATGACCTTCCTCCATCCCGACCAGGTGGCTTTGGTGCGCCGGAACTGGGCGGGACCCGCACGGATCAGCGGTCCTGCGGGAACCGGCAAGACGGTGGTGGGTCTGCACCGCGCGGCCCACCTCGCCCAGCGCACCGGTGGCCGTGTCCTCTACGTCACGTTCGCCAACAACCTTCCCCGGGTGCAGGCCACGTTCCTGACCACGATGTCTCCGGCAGTGGCCGGGCGGGTCGACTTTCGCAGCCTGCACTCCTGGGCCCAGGAGTTCCTGCACGACTGCGAGGTGCCGGTGCGGCTGCACGGTGACAAGGCACAGACCGCCTTCAGCCTCGCCTGGAAGCACGTCGGCCGTGACAGCTGCCTGGCCGAGATCGACCCGGCCCCGCCCTACTGGAAGGACGAGATCGACCACGTCATCAAGGGGCGTGGCATCACCTCCTTCGAGGAGTACGCCACGGTGCCCCGCAGGCGTCGCCGCGCCGCCCTGCGCCGCCCGCACCGGCAGGCGGTCTGGGCGCTGTACGAGGCGTACGAGGAACTTCGGGAGGAGCGCGGCGTGCACGACTTCAACGACGTCCTCTCCCTCGCCCTGGCGGAGGCACACCGCCGCGCGGGGCAGCACCGCTACGCGGCCGTCGTCGTGGACGAGGTGCAGGACCTCACGCTGGTCGGTGTGCGGCTCCTGCACGCCCTCGTCGGCGACATCGCCAACGGTCTGTTGCTGGTCGGTGACGGACAGCAGGCCGTCTACCCGGGCGGCTTCCGCCTGTCCGACGCGGGAATCGACATCCGCGGTGACCGCGGGCAGGTTCTCCGCACCAACTACCGCAACAGCGGGCAGATCCTCAACGCGGCGCTCGCGGTCGTCGCCGACGACTCCTTCGAGGACATCGACGGGCTGCGCACGCCGGGTCGCCGGGACGTCGATCTCACCTACCACGACGGCCAAGTGGTCCGCGTCGTCGAGGCGACGCGCGCCGATCACGACCGGGCCCTGCTGGAGTCGCTCCTGGACCTGTCGTCCGCGGCCCGCTCCGACAGCGCAGTACTGTGCCCTTCCATGCGGGCCATAGGCCACTACCAGCGGCTCCTCACCCGCGCGGGTATCCCCGTGTGCCTGCTGGAGCACTACGACGGCCACCCCGTCGACGCCGTCAAACTCGGCAGCTACCGCAGGGCGAAGGGCCTTGAGTTCAAGCGCGTCTACCTCCCTGAGCACGACGCCACCCTGGCGGACACCGGTCGTACGCCCCGCGAGGGGGTCTCGGAGACCGAGCGGGAGCGCGATGAGCTGTTCCGCAGCCAGCTCTTCGTGGCCATGACCCGGGCCCGTGACGTGCTGTGGCTGGGCAGCGTGAGTCCGCGGCCGGAGGTACCCCCGGCGCGTTAG
- a CDS encoding amidohydrolase family protein produces MSGNESGTKDIPQVISVDDHVIEPAHLFETWLPSKYRDQGPKPFTAGIGELAYVGGKYRFTTDPDGQITDWWRYEGEVFPYKRIIAAVGFSRDEMTLDGITREQMRRGCWDPKARLEDMDLNHVEASLCFPTFPRFCGQTFAEARDKEVALACVRAYNDWMVEEWCGDSGGRLIPLCLIPLWDVDLAVAEIRRNAARGVRAVTFSEIPTHLGLPSIHSGYWDPFFAACEETGTVVNMHIGSSSQMPAASPDAPPAVQAALSFNNAMASMMDFLFSGVLVKFPRLKLAYSEGQMGWIPYALERADDVWEEHRAWGGVRDLVPEPPSSYYYRQVFCCFFRDKHGIEAIETVGVDNATFETDYPHVDSTWPHTKRVAEEHVGGLSAEVAYKLLRGNAIRMLDLPFDQDRTVAATA; encoded by the coding sequence ATGAGCGGCAATGAGTCCGGCACGAAGGACATTCCCCAGGTCATCAGCGTGGACGATCACGTGATCGAGCCCGCGCACCTCTTCGAGACCTGGCTTCCGAGCAAGTACCGCGACCAGGGCCCCAAGCCCTTCACGGCCGGGATCGGAGAGCTGGCGTACGTGGGCGGGAAGTACCGCTTCACCACCGATCCGGACGGCCAGATCACGGACTGGTGGCGGTACGAGGGCGAGGTCTTCCCGTACAAGCGGATCATCGCCGCCGTGGGCTTCTCCCGGGACGAGATGACGCTCGACGGCATCACGCGCGAGCAGATGCGGCGCGGCTGCTGGGACCCCAAGGCGCGCCTGGAGGACATGGACCTCAACCACGTCGAGGCCTCGCTGTGCTTCCCCACCTTCCCGCGGTTCTGCGGCCAGACGTTCGCGGAGGCGCGGGACAAGGAGGTCGCCCTCGCCTGCGTCCGCGCGTACAACGACTGGATGGTGGAGGAGTGGTGCGGGGACAGCGGCGGACGCCTGATCCCGCTGTGTCTGATTCCGCTGTGGGACGTGGACCTCGCCGTGGCGGAGATCCGGCGGAACGCGGCGCGCGGGGTGCGGGCGGTGACGTTCTCCGAGATCCCGACCCATCTGGGCCTGCCGTCGATCCACTCCGGGTACTGGGACCCGTTCTTCGCCGCGTGCGAGGAGACGGGCACGGTGGTGAACATGCACATCGGGAGCAGCTCGCAGATGCCCGCCGCGTCGCCCGACGCGCCGCCCGCCGTGCAGGCCGCGCTGTCCTTCAACAACGCGATGGCCTCGATGATGGACTTCCTCTTCTCGGGTGTCCTGGTGAAGTTCCCGCGGCTCAAACTCGCCTACAGCGAGGGGCAGATGGGCTGGATCCCGTACGCCCTGGAGCGCGCCGACGACGTGTGGGAGGAGCACCGCGCCTGGGGCGGGGTGCGGGACCTGGTCCCGGAGCCGCCGTCGTCGTACTACTACCGGCAGGTCTTCTGCTGCTTCTTCCGCGACAAGCACGGCATCGAGGCCATCGAGACCGTGGGCGTCGACAACGCGACGTTCGAGACGGACTACCCGCACGTCGACTCGACCTGGCCGCACACGAAACGGGTGGCCGAGGAGCACGTCGGCGGCCTGTCCGCGGAGGTGGCCTACAAGCTGCTGCGCGGCAACGCGATTCGTATGCTGGACCTGCCGTTCGATCAGGACCGGACGGTCGCGGCCACCGCCTGA